One Paenibacillus sp. FSL H7-0737 DNA segment encodes these proteins:
- a CDS encoding PadR family transcriptional regulator produces MSIQIYILSKLMDENNYPYKLKKELSTPIPFDKLLNLSESKLYYHFESLSKQGLVEQVEIIKEEHRPDKQVFSITDKGRKQLPLKIYKVIEDAESISEMIVALVNLRFVETNKVIPIIEKKIEQSLIRKDQLNQIYHQIDVVSSTREVVDFMESYYVSQLEQSIHWWKVLLEKLKTKTI; encoded by the coding sequence ATGTCAATTCAAATTTATATCTTAAGTAAGTTAATGGATGAAAATAATTATCCTTATAAATTAAAAAAAGAACTATCCACCCCTATTCCTTTTGATAAATTGCTCAATCTATCTGAAAGCAAACTGTATTATCACTTTGAATCTCTTTCGAAACAGGGCTTAGTTGAACAGGTAGAGATTATCAAAGAAGAACATCGTCCAGACAAACAGGTGTTTTCCATTACCGATAAAGGGCGCAAGCAGCTCCCGCTCAAAATTTATAAGGTAATAGAAGATGCAGAATCTATTTCAGAGATGATTGTCGCTCTTGTGAATCTTCGTTTTGTAGAGACTAATAAAGTGATCCCGATTATCGAGAAGAAAATTGAACAGTCACTGATAAGAAAAGATCAATTAAATCAAATTTACCATCAAATAGATGTAGTTAGCTCCACTCGTGAAGTCGTAGATTTCATGGAAAGCTACTACGTTTCTCAACTTGAGCAATCTATACACTGGTGGAAAGTTC